From Chthoniobacterales bacterium, one genomic window encodes:
- a CDS encoding type II toxin-antitoxin system RelE/ParE family toxin has product MEFLPEALVDAEETTRFYESRVPGLGRRFRTELETICAEIDRQPLLWNERTGGYRRANLPGFPHYVAYFLRGDRIVVVAIGHAGRHPDYWKKRPF; this is encoded by the coding sequence ATGGAGTTTCTTCCGGAGGCGTTGGTCGATGCGGAGGAGACCACTCGATTTTATGAAAGCCGGGTGCCGGGATTGGGCCGGCGATTCCGGACCGAGCTGGAAACCATCTGCGCCGAGATCGACCGGCAGCCCCTGCTCTGGAACGAACGGACCGGCGGCTATCGACGGGCGAATCTTCCCGGCTTTCCGCATTACGTTGCCTATTTTCTGCGCGGCGACCGCATCGTGGTCGTGGCCATCGGCCATGCCGGCCGCCATCCCGATTATTGGAAGAAACGCCCCTTTTGA
- a CDS encoding addiction module protein, whose protein sequence is MAVTLDALAHDALELPTDQRVELAYRLLLSVDPEPGADAAWESTIAERIARYDAGSARTVPSAEVFTRLRNIAPDA, encoded by the coding sequence ATGGCCGTGACTCTCGACGCTCTCGCCCACGACGCCCTCGAGCTTCCGACGGATCAACGCGTCGAACTCGCCTACCGATTGCTCTTGAGCGTGGATCCGGAACCGGGGGCGGACGCCGCCTGGGAAAGCACGATCGCCGAGCGGATCGCCCGATACGACGCGGGATCGGCACGGACCGTGCCGTCGGCGGAAGTCTTTACTCGCCTGCGGAACATCGCGCCGGACGCGTGA